The DNA sequence ATTATGAAGCGTGGAAAGAACTTATGACTATGAATGGGAGAAGTTCTCGTGTTTTATCTGTTGTTAACGAAGACAATTTTCATTTGTTTGTTGAAGCTCATGAAGCTAAGAAATCTGGTGATTATGAGTTAGCTAAACAAATTAGAGAAGAACTTGGCTTATTTGATGGTGAAAAATCTATGAATGGGGCTGGTTTCGGTAAATCTAATGGTTTTGGCGAAATGAAGGGTCAGGGTCGTGGTGTTCACGGCGTTCAGCAGTTTAAGAACAAAAAATAATTTTTTTTCTTTTTTTTTTCTCCGAAAACTTCTTAAACCCTTTTCTTTTTCTTTTTTTTTGTTAAAATGGCAAAAGATGAAGATGTTGATTTGAGTGATGATAAACAGTTTTTGTTAGAGCTTGATAGGCTTAATTGTATTGGTTGTGGTGCTTGCGTCGCTGTTTCTCCTGATTTCTTTGAGTTGGGTGATGATGGTAAAGTGAACATCCTTGAGGGTTCTGAAAGGCAGGATGCTTGGTATGAGAAGAAGATTTCTAAGCAAGACTTTAAGGTTAATGTTGAGGCCGCTGAGTCTTGTCCTGTGTCTGTTATTCATATTAAGTCTTTGAAGGATGATAAGAAGATAATATGAATTAATGGTGACCATTAGCACAAGTTTTTTAAAACTTCTTTAATTACTATTATTCATGAATGTTAAGAGCGTAGAAGAAAAAATATTGAAATCTTTAAAAAACAATAAAGAATTGAACATTTTAGAGATATCTTCTTCTTTGAAAATGGACAGGCACACAGTTGCTAAATACTTAGAAATTCTTAGAACTAGGGGCTTAGTTAATTTTTCTACTAAGGGAAAATCAAAGATTTGGTCTTTATCAGATAATCCTTTTAAAGAATTATTAGGGGTTAATGACTTTATTTCAAGTCAGGTTTTACGTGTTCTTAGTAATTTAGATTATGATGTTAGTATTCAATCAAGGAACTATGATGTTATTTGGCATAATTCTAAGAGCTTAGAAGGTAAATGTTACGAGGTTTTTCAAGCTAAAAAAGTTCCTTGTAAGAATTGTCCGTCTAAAAAAGTTTTTAGTACTGGTCAAGCTCATAAAGAAGTAGTTGTTCGTAACGGTGAAAAAAAATTAATGATTTCTGAACCTATAAAGAATGATCGTGGTGAAGTTATAGCTGTGGTTGAATTAGTTAAAAATTTTGGGGGTGACGCGTCTTGATTAAAGAAGGTGAATCCCGAGAGTTATATGATAAACCTGATATTCATAAGCATAAATTCACAACGGGTGTAGGGATTTCAGAAGAAGTAGTTAGACAGATTTCTTCTTACAAGAATGAGCCTGATTGGATGCTTCAGAAAAGGCTTGATTCTTTTAAATTATTTGAGGATATGCCTTCTCCTAATTGGGGTCCGAGTCTTGAAAAATTAGATTTGAATAAGATTTGTTATTTTGCTGTTCCTGATGCTGAACATAATTCTGATTCTTGGGATAAAGTTCCTGATGAAATAAAGAAGACATTTGATAGATTAGGTATTCCTGATTCTGAGCGTAAAGCTCTTGCGGGCGCGGGTGCTCAGTATGATAGTCAAGTTGTTTATCATAATCTTAAAGAGGATCTTAGAAAAAAAGGTGTTATTTTTGAGGATATGGATGTTGCTGTAAAAAAATATCCTGACTTAGTCAAGAAATATTTTATGAATCGTTGTGTAAGTCCTTCTTTGCATAAGTTCGCTGCGCTTCATGGCGCGGTTTGGTCAGGTGGTACTTTCATTTATGTTCCTAAAAATGTTAAATTGGATTTACCTTTGCAAGCTTATTTTCGTATGAATTTTGAGGGTGCGGGTCAATTTGAGCATACTTTGATAGTGATTGATGAGGGCGCGGAAGCTCATTACATTGAGGGTTGTTCTGCTCCTTTGTATAATAGTAGTTCTATTCATGTTGGTTGCGTAGAAGTATTTGTTGAAAAGAATGCTAGGATGCGTTATTCTTCTGTTGAGAATTGGTCTAAAAATACTTATAACTTAAATACGAAGAGAGCTTTAGCAGAGGAAAACAGTTTAATGGAATGGGTTTCTGGTAATCTTGGTTCTGGGGTTACTATGCTTTACCCTGCTACTCTTCTTTTGGGTAAAAATAGTAAGGCGAATCATGTGTCTATTGCTTATGCGGGTAAAGGTCAGAATCAGGATACTGGTGCTAAAGTGTATCATTTAGCGCCTAATACTAAGAGCACGGTTAAAGCTAAAAGTTTAAGCAAGGATGGAGGTATAACTAGTTATCGTGGTTTAATAAAGATTCCTAAAGGTTCAATTAATTCAACTTGTTCTGTGACTTGTGACGCGTTAATGTTTGATAACAAAAGTGAAAGTAATACTTATCCTGTTATGTTGATTGATGAAGAAGAATCTGATACTGTTCACGAAGCGAGAATTGGTAGGATAAGCGAAGAACAATTATTTTATTTAATGAGTAGAGGCTTGGAAGAAGAAGAGGCTCTTCAAATAATCGTTGCTGGTTTCATTGAGCCTTTGTTAAAAGAATTGCCTTTGGAGTACGCTGTTGAAATGAATAGATTAATAGAAATGGAATTTGAAAATAGTTTAGGTTAAAAAAATGAATGAGTTAAAATCAAAGAACTTCGTAATGCTTAAAGATATTCGTGATTTAAGCCCTGACGTAGATGTTAGTAGTGATTTTTCTAAGGGTGTTATTAGTTCTTCTTTGACTACTAAGACATTCAATGAATTAAATGTTTTGAAGATTTTAGAGTTGAAAGATTCTTCTCATTTAACATTGAATGTTAAAAAAAATACTAATTTTGAATTAGCTATATTAATGGCTTCTGATGATAAATCATTAGTTGTTGAAGCTTTTTTAGAAGAGAATTCTTTTGCAAGAATTATTTGTTTTTCTAATAAGAAATCTTTGGTTAAGCATAATTCTGTTTGTGAGAAAAATTCTAGGTTTGAAGCAGTTAATTTTTCTACTAATGAATTAGTGGCTGATTCTGTTTCTCGTTTGAAAGACGACGCGTCTTGTTTAATTATTAACAGTTATTTGAATAAAGGTGTCGATTCTAATATTAAGGATAAGGTTATTCATGTTGGTGAGAATAATTCTTCTTTAATAAGTTCTAGGTCTTATTTATTAAATTCTAAGAGTGATTCTCGTGGCTTAATCAGGATTGAGCCTTCTGCTTTTAATGCTCAAGGTTTTCAAGAGTCTAATTCTTTGATTGAGGGTGATTCAAGATTTATTTCTGTTCCCGACTTAGAAATTCTTAATAACGAGGTTAAATGTAGTCATGGTTCTACTATTTCTAGGATTAAAGATGAGGATTTGTTTTATTTTGAGTCAAGAGGGATATCTAAAGATGAAGCTAGAAAAATGCTAATTAGCGGTCACGTTTTAGGTGTTCTTCCTTCTTCTCAGATTAAAGATTTTGCGAATGATTTATTAATTGATTTTTTAAGAGGGGTTAGTTCATGAAAAAAGATTTTCCGTTGTTAAAAAATATTGCTTATTTAGATAACGCAGCCACCACTCAGAAACCTATTTGTGTAATTAATAAAGTAATTAGTTTTTATGAAAATAGTAATGCTAATCCTCATCGCGGAATTTATGATTTGGCTGTTAAAGCAACTGATGAATTAGAGAATTCTAGGAATATCATATCTGATTTTATTGGTGCTTCTGTTGATGAAGTTTTCTTTGTTAAAAACGCGACTGATGGTTTTAATTATTTGGCTAATTCTTACAAGATTTTATTAAATAATTTTTCTTCAGATAAAAAAGGTAATATTGTAACAACAATAATGGAGCATCATAGTAATTTTGTTCCTTGGTTAAAATTATGTGAGTTTGTCAATCTTGATTTTAAAGTTGCTAATCACATTGATGTTGAAGAAAAAATTGTTGAGTTAGTTGATGAAAATACTAAGATTGTTTCTTTTACTTTGATGTCTAATGTATCAGGTAAAATTATTGATGCTAAAAAATTAATTAAAAAAATAAGACTTAAGAATGATTCTTGCGTAATAATAATTGATGCTGCTCAAGGAATTGCTCATCAAGAAATTAATGTTAAAGATTTAGATTGTGATTTCTTGGTTTTTTCAGGTCATAAAATTTATGGTCCTTTAGGTGTTGGAGTAGTTTATGGTAAAAAGTATTTGCTTGAATCTTTATTTCCTTCTAGTTTCGGTGGTGGAATGGTTCTTGATTATAAGAATAAAGAATTTTCGTTTCAAGAAATTCCTCACAGGTTCGAATCTGGTTCTTTAGATGTTGCTAGTATTTCTGGTTTGGGAGAAGCAATAAAATATTTTTCTAATATAAAAGATAAGTTCGTTATTGAAAATAAATTAAAAGAATTCGCTTTATCTGAATTAAGAAAAATTGAGGGTTTAAGAATTATAGGTCATGATTCTGATGATTATGGTCCTGTTATTAGTTTCATAATAGAAGGAATTCATACTCATGACTTGGCTACTGTTGCTGATTCGTTTAATGTTTGTATAAGAGCAGGTCATCATTGTGCTAAGCCTTACTTGGACGCTCTTGGTTTCGACGCTGTTTCTAGGGTTAGTTTAGCTTTTTATAATGATGTTGAAGACATCGTGAAATTAATTGACGCTATTAAGAAAGCAAAGGTGATATTCAAATGAGTGATTTGTATCGTCAAATAATACTTGAACATTATAAGAATCCTTTGAATAAAGGTAAGTTGTTAAATCCTACTGTTACTATACTTGATTCTAATCC is a window from the Candidatus Woesearchaeota archaeon genome containing:
- a CDS encoding ferredoxin, producing MAKDEDVDLSDDKQFLLELDRLNCIGCGACVAVSPDFFELGDDGKVNILEGSERQDAWYEKKISKQDFKVNVEAAESCPVSVIHIKSLKDDKKII
- the sufB gene encoding Fe-S cluster assembly protein SufB, with amino-acid sequence MKEGESRELYDKPDIHKHKFTTGVGISEEVVRQISSYKNEPDWMLQKRLDSFKLFEDMPSPNWGPSLEKLDLNKICYFAVPDAEHNSDSWDKVPDEIKKTFDRLGIPDSERKALAGAGAQYDSQVVYHNLKEDLRKKGVIFEDMDVAVKKYPDLVKKYFMNRCVSPSLHKFAALHGAVWSGGTFIYVPKNVKLDLPLQAYFRMNFEGAGQFEHTLIVIDEGAEAHYIEGCSAPLYNSSSIHVGCVEVFVEKNARMRYSSVENWSKNTYNLNTKRALAEENSLMEWVSGNLGSGVTMLYPATLLLGKNSKANHVSIAYAGKGQNQDTGAKVYHLAPNTKSTVKAKSLSKDGGITSYRGLIKIPKGSINSTCSVTCDALMFDNKSESNTYPVMLIDEEESDTVHEARIGRISEEQLFYLMSRGLEEEEALQIIVAGFIEPLLKELPLEYAVEMNRLIEMEFENSLG
- a CDS encoding aminotransferase class V-fold PLP-dependent enzyme, whose protein sequence is MKKDFPLLKNIAYLDNAATTQKPICVINKVISFYENSNANPHRGIYDLAVKATDELENSRNIISDFIGASVDEVFFVKNATDGFNYLANSYKILLNNFSSDKKGNIVTTIMEHHSNFVPWLKLCEFVNLDFKVANHIDVEEKIVELVDENTKIVSFTLMSNVSGKIIDAKKLIKKIRLKNDSCVIIIDAAQGIAHQEINVKDLDCDFLVFSGHKIYGPLGVGVVYGKKYLLESLFPSSFGGGMVLDYKNKEFSFQEIPHRFESGSLDVASISGLGEAIKYFSNIKDKFVIENKLKEFALSELRKIEGLRIIGHDSDDYGPVISFIIEGIHTHDLATVADSFNVCIRAGHHCAKPYLDALGFDAVSRVSLAFYNDVEDIVKLIDAIKKAKVIFK
- a CDS encoding SufD family Fe-S cluster assembly protein; the protein is MNELKSKNFVMLKDIRDLSPDVDVSSDFSKGVISSSLTTKTFNELNVLKILELKDSSHLTLNVKKNTNFELAILMASDDKSLVVEAFLEENSFARIICFSNKKSLVKHNSVCEKNSRFEAVNFSTNELVADSVSRLKDDASCLIINSYLNKGVDSNIKDKVIHVGENNSSLISSRSYLLNSKSDSRGLIRIEPSAFNAQGFQESNSLIEGDSRFISVPDLEILNNEVKCSHGSTISRIKDEDLFYFESRGISKDEARKMLISGHVLGVLPSSQIKDFANDLLIDFLRGVSS
- a CDS encoding helix-turn-helix domain-containing protein, whose amino-acid sequence is MNVKSVEEKILKSLKNNKELNILEISSSLKMDRHTVAKYLEILRTRGLVNFSTKGKSKIWSLSDNPFKELLGVNDFISSQVLRVLSNLDYDVSIQSRNYDVIWHNSKSLEGKCYEVFQAKKVPCKNCPSKKVFSTGQAHKEVVVRNGEKKLMISEPIKNDRGEVIAVVELVKNFGGDAS